CATCCAACGTATCGGCAAGCGTGTCTATCTGCACAACAATGGCAATCCGGACCCCGTTATTACTACGCAGGCGCTTGCACAGTACCGAGCCGAGTACGAATACAAGAAACGCCTACAAGTGGTCGAAAAACTCAATTTCAAGGTGTTCCCGGTGCCGTTCATGGATGTCGATGACGTTTATCAGATTACGGACAGTCGAAACGGTACGAGCGGTAAGTATCAAGTAGTCAGCTTCACCCTTCCGTTCGGAACGAGCAGCACTTCATATGAAACCGGGTACCTATGGCAGGTGAGAAACTTTGCAAGCTAAAGCGGATAGAGCGAAAGCAATCAAGTGGCTTCATCAACTCATAGATGACCGAGTGAACCAGCGCATTCGAGAACTTGGGATGCCTGGTTTTTTAATTTCAGGTGTGGTGAGCACGACGCGAGTAACTAATGGGAACACGTTCGCGGATGTGTATCTGAATGGATCGGCGGTCTCTTCGACAAACATTCCTGTGAATCCAGACATCGCGGCCAATGTTACCGCAAACACGCCCGTGTGGGTGCTACAGGTGAACTTCAATAGTCTTGATCTCTATGTACTCGCTAGAAAACTGGCATAGGAGGTGATGTGATCTGACTGCGCCGTATGCACCATCGCAACTTGTTCTCGGAAACTTCGATGCAGCCCAGGCGGCTATGGCAACCTGGGCTTTTTCATCTTCCGATACCACGGTCACGCAAGCATCTTACGACGTGCAGGTATATAACAACTCAACGGGTGCCTTGGTATTCGATACGGGGTCCATTGCAAGCAGTGTTTCACAGTATGTCATTCCCGCAAACACGTTGGTTAACGGGACCGAGTACAAATGGCGCGTGCAGTACACAGACAGCGGAGGAAATGCGTCACCCTGGTCTGATTACCAAGTTTTCAAATGTTCCTCTGCTCCGACTGTTTCCGTAACCTCGCCAACATCAGCGCAAACCATCACGGCAAACACGGTTACCGTAGCGGGTACCTATTCTCAGTCTCAAGGTGTGTCTGAACAGAGTTTCCGCGCAGTGATCTTCGCGAGTGACCAGTCGACGATTTATGCCGACAGCGGAACGGTTTTAAACACAGCGAATCAGTATTCTGTCTCGGGACTCCCAAATGGCACCTATTACGCTCAGTTCACCGTCACGAGCGCGGATGGGCTATCAACAACGTCTGGTAAAGTCCAGTTCACTGTAAACTTCAATGGCCTTGCATCATCAGTCGGCATATCCACAACGCCATTGCCGGATGCAGCCGCCATACGGGTAGACTTTTATACTCCAAAGTCGATACCCGGGACCTATGTGGGGCCGGGTGAAACGTACAAGCCGGGTAAGTGGGGGCAAGCAATACAAGTCGCCGCATTAGGTGAAAAGGTTTATTTCACAGTCGCGCCGTTCAACCAGTTCATGTACACGTCGTGGTTTTCTCCACAGATCGCATCATCAGCGATGAAAAACGATCAGGTGATCGCGCACATCCAGGCTGATGCAAACAATTACGTAGAAGTACGATATGACCCTGTTGGGCAGACATTCATTCTGGATTATTGTGTTGCAGGCAATATATTGACTACGGTTAGCCCCAGCGGATTGACGTTCAATGCTAATGACTGGCTAATGGTTGCTCTGCGGCAAACGTCAACGCTTGATGCATTCGTGGGCATCGGTGGCAATTGGTACAAATGGACGGTGGAGGTCGACACAACAACCACGTCCAACACAATTGGCGTGATGACGTTTGGAACAGGTACCTACGCAAACCCAGTTGTCGTGAAGAACATGAGTTATACCACGGCTTATATCGGATGTTCCCCACAGGATGGCAATGAAGCCAATGCCTTGTTCGACCAGACGCACTTAACAGCCCAAACACTGACGGATTCCGATATCGAGGAACTGTACACCAATGCAACACAGCAAACGTTCAACTTCGAGTCGATGTTCCTCGCCAACTTTGACGGAGATTTAGAAGGCGGTACAGCGACACCGACGCCAATCGACCATTGGAATGTCTACCGCCTCTACAACGGCATTCAGAAGTTGCTTGCGACGATATCCAATACGGGTCAGCCAACCGTATCATACACAGATTCCACGCCATTTTCGGGACTGACCTATCAATACAACGTGGTTCCGGTGGATACATCGGGGAATATCGGTAATCCACAAACAGCGCAAGGGAGTGTTGAGTTTGATGGGTGGTGGTTATCAGATCCGACGACAGGTTCATTATTCCAGTTCTACCTTAACGTGGCCGACGTGCCACTCAAGATGAATCGACAGCGTACCGAGTATCAAACGTCCGGCAAGTATCCCATTGTGGCGTATTCACCGACGAGGTACAGAACAGGAACACTCAAATCGATGGTTGTTGACCAGTTCAACAGTACCCAATCTCCGCGAGAACAATATGAGTCCTTGCAATCCATGATCGACACGCACAATATGCTTCTTTTGCGAGGAGATGAGGGACAGGGATTCATGATAGATGCCTACGGCGAGATCGATACCGTACCTTCCCGCAACCACAAGCAGTATCACAATGTTGAAATATCATGGACGGAGGTGGCAAGTGCGTGAGTACGCAATATCCTAATGCAATAGACTCATATCCCGTTCACTCAGATAATGTGAATGAAAAAATAGCCGCGTCGGTGCTGAATAATATCCAAGATGCAATCGTGGCCCTAGAGCAAAAACTCGGTCAGTCTGGGTTAACATCCATGCCTACCGTCGGCCCTGCCGATTCGCTCACCATCGTTAATCACCAGGTCTACATCAGTAACGGGACGTCATGGAATCCAGTCGGCGGTGGTTCGGCGGGATCGGATGCAATTGAGGTTGAGCTGACTTCCACGTCTGCAACGACTGTAGCGAGTTATACACCAAAGGCCAACGGTAACTATGTGGTATATGTATATTTCCGTGTGACCGGTGCGTCCACGAACGTGACGGTATCAGTTACCTATGACGATGCCGGGGGTCCAGTGACCAATACATTATTACCAACTCAATCTGAAGGTGTTGGAAGCTGGAGTCTTGTACCTCTGTTCATCAACGTGACTACTGCGGCACCAATCGTTGTGTCTGTCACTGCAGGAATAGCGAATCAAGTATATGCGTCGGCGTCGGTTGTGGGGGTGTAATGAATGGCTAATGGACAGTTAATTATTCCCGGGACGGCGTCCCCATCTGACGTGTTAGCGACTAAGACCTTTAGTGCCGGTTCTAACTACGGAGCAGCAGGTACGATGGCTAACAATGGTTCTCTAACGGTCAACCCTGCTGGTTCAGCACAAACATTCGGAGCAGGATACTACTCTGGAATTACCGTAAACCCAGGTTCGCAAAAGGCTTCGGGCACAACGACGAGTAGTTCAGGTCAATTGACATTTTTATCGCACAACTATAGTTCGGCGGGATTGTACTATATAACGGTTTCTGGTTTGTCTTTCCAGCCATCGCTAATTGTTATTGAGTTTCATAATGGTTCTGCATTTGGCAGGACTATTTATAGTCAATTTGATGGGGACGGAACCGGTGATTTCATTAAGACATCTACAAATACGTCTACGTGGATGGGTTACGTTGATGGATCGTCCGCCTATGTTAACTCAAGCGGATTTCAATTACCCACATATGTAAGTGCATCTCCTGGTACATGGTATGCCTATAGTTAAGGAGGGGTAAAGTTGGATCAAATAGGGCGTAAGATTTACTACGAGTTGTCAACCGGGAATGTCATTCTAGACACAGGTGAACGCCAAGGTTCTGTCGTTGAGACAACCGAGGAACAGGATTTTCAAATGTATGCTGCACTTCAGAAGTATCAACAGAATGCAGTTGGTGTTCTACAACTAAGTTTTGGAGATTACGCTCAAAACTTCGCCACATATCCGTATCACGTTGACATTACACAGACCCCCCCTGCAATTGCGTGGGACACAGCGAATCCTATAGGCGCGACGTTAGCCGACGTACAAACGGCGAAAATAGCCCAACTGAGGAACATGTACAACCAAACGCTTGCCGCTGGATTTAACGTGACTATCGGTTCTACGCAATACACGTTCGGATGGACGACGGATGATATTACGCATATGGACGCTACACAGAATGCTGTGGCAAAGGGGTTTCTAACGTTCCCGGTTCAGTATGCGGATGTGAACGGTTCACCTGTGTCGATTCCAGACCAAACGACGCTAGACAGCATCGAGTCGACGGCTACAAAGTTTATGACTGCACAGCATCAACAGGTACTTAATCTCATTGGGCAGGTACAATCCCCAACCGCAACGACATCAAGTGTCAACGCGATTCAATGGACTCCAGCTACTTACTGATCATTCAACGGATTTCGTTCCCGTTTGATTTCCTCGGCAAGCATGAGAATATCATTATCCAGGTTTGCAAGTGCCTTTTGAACTTCGGGTAGATGTAAGCCATAACTTAATGCTTTCTTATACGAGTTTCTCGTTTCGCGAAGATTTCCCAAAAACCTGGCCAGATCCCCATGGGCAATATCTGTTTTCCAGGTAGCGAGTGCAGGATCGGTGTCCGCCATAGAGATGTAGGAACGAGCATTATCTTTGGCTTGCGCGATTTCTTGCAGTGAGGTGTTGATATATTTGTGTATGCGTCTCATTAATAAGGATGCATGTTGAAAATACCCATCTGGGTACGCTGGAAAACGCGTGATGGTTTCTGAAGCATTTCGTTCAGCATCGTCATATCGTCCACCAGACTCGTATGCGATTGTCAATAGCCTATAGACGTTCGACAACTCTACATCTTGCTGCGGCACGCTTTCTCCAATTGAGCATGCTTTTTCTAGATGATGTATCGCTTCTTCGACTTCGCCTATGCGTAAAGCGTCACGACCTAAGAAGAAATGTATGTCTAAATCATTTGGGTATTTGTTTACTTCCTGTCGTAACAGCTTGACGTTCCGCCGTGCTTTATCGTAAGTGGATACGACGGTCGGATCATAGCCATCGTGGAAAAAACGAATATTTATGTAGAACTTGCGCGGTCTTGTTTCGTCCGGGTTTCGAATTTGTTCATGGATGGACCGAACCCACCGTAAGTTCCGATTTCGAGGGAACATTCTTGCTTCAAAGTCCCTTCCTTGCATTCCGTTGGCTTGATTTGTTCTAACGATTTGGAGAACAAACTGATCTGAGACTGAGTCAAAAATCCCAGCGGCTTCACGAATCAAAAATACGTCTTCGTGGTTCAAAATTTCATCGGAATCGATGGCGATTACCCAATCGGAGTTTGCCAATCCAAGGCTAAAGTTTCGTGCAGCTGAAAAGTCATCACACCAAGCAAAGTGGTGAACGTGGATATCCATGCCTTCAACGATTTGTACAGTATCGTCAATCGACCCTGTATCCACGACTATGATTTCGTCAACGGCATTCTTCAGTGGTGTTAGACAGGCGGCAATGGTACGGGAGCTATCACGAGTCAATAGAAGCGCTGTAACTGTCTTATGTGGTACTTCGAGCAAGTCCATTACGATTTGATCAGTAAAATCATCTTGGATACCTTCGCTGAATGCAATAGCATCATCAATCCACCGACTGAATGGATCGAGTAAACGTGCGCGACGAAAGCATTTCAACGCCATTGTTCCATGTTGTTGTTGAGCGAAGGATTCACCTAGGGAAGACCACGCCTGACTGTCGATGCGGTTTTCTTGCAATCGTTCTACGCAGGCAGACCTTGCATCGTTAAATTGCTTTTGTTTCAAAAGTTCAATGATTTCTTCATTCGTTATCACGACATTTCCTCCGTCCATTTCTGCTAGAACTATCGTACAAGAAATTGAAACTATGTACCACAGCACCCTTCGGGGCGCTTTTTTCATGCCCAAAGAGGGGGTGAGACCATGCAAACATGGTGTGAACCGGGCGATGTTCTTGTGTACTTCAAGCCGGTGAATCTAACCACACGCCTTATCGAATACGGAGAGGAACGGATCGACCCAGGAGAGGATAGATACGCGTATCACGTCGCCATCGCGCTGGATCGTTACAACAAAGTTGAAGCGAATGGACAAGCGACAGAGATCAACCCAATCGACTATGACCGATGCGAAGTGTTCCGGCCACCATATGACCCAGCTAAGTTGCCCGGTGCACTCGCGTGGGCACATATGCAAGTGGGTCGATTATATGGATGGATAGGCATCATCGACCAAGGTCTCCGGGATATCTCCGGGGGCCTTTTGCATTTGCCGCGATGGTTCGTGACATGGGCGAATAATCGCTGGCCGTACTGCTCTACATTGGCGCAAAGCATCATGTCCCAGGCCGGGTTTGACGGCGTTCCAAACTGGCCGCCTCCTTCGCCGGAGGATGTGTATAAAACCGTGAAGCAATGGCCGGTTCAATGAACATGAGTAGGGGTGATCAAGTGGATTTAGCAGTACAGGTGAAAGAGAACACAGAGGCCATCAAGGAACTCCAGCGAGCACAAGAGAGGATCGAGCGAGACCACGACACTCTGTTAACGCTATATAAGACCCAGCAGGCCACGCTGACAGAGTTAAAGACTGATGTGAAAAGCGATCTCTTGGAGCTAAAGAAGGATCTACGCGACGATATTAAACAACTTGGGAACCGTCACGACCAAGACGTCCAGGAAGCGAAGCAGGCATGGCCGAATCGAGCGCACCTTGCTGTTGAATGTGTATTGGGAGTCGCAGCCCTCTGGGGAATGTTCCATCACTAAAAGGGGGCGATTTGTTGAATATCATCAATCGAGCCGTCGACTGGTTAGTGGATTCATTCGGCGGCTTTTTATTTTTGGTTCTGTTTAACTCGATATCTGTGCTATGGGTAACACTCGGACTCGTCGACCCACATTTCTTCGATCCCTTTCCCGGAAATTTCTATACCCTGACTGTCTCATGGCTGGCAATCAATATGTCCATCCTCATTCTCTGGGCCGAACGACGTAATAAGGCACGCGAGGAACGGCAGAAGCAGATCGACCTACAGAGAGCCATCAAAG
This is a stretch of genomic DNA from Alicyclobacillus dauci. It encodes these proteins:
- a CDS encoding DUF1003 domain-containing protein, yielding MNIINRAVDWLVDSFGGFLFLVLFNSISVLWVTLGLVDPHFFDPFPGNFYTLTVSWLAINMSILILWAERRNKAREERQKQIDLQRAIKDREQAEQVHRMTEAILNLSEGTQQIISVLMEHVEEDSHDINEILEAVKPHDSEVVK
- a CDS encoding TPR domain-containing glycosyltransferase: MKKAPRRVLWYIVSISCTIVLAEMDGGNVVITNEEIIELLKQKQFNDARSACVERLQENRIDSQAWSSLGESFAQQQHGTMALKCFRRARLLDPFSRWIDDAIAFSEGIQDDFTDQIVMDLLEVPHKTVTALLLTRDSSRTIAACLTPLKNAVDEIIVVDTGSIDDTVQIVEGMDIHVHHFAWCDDFSAARNFSLGLANSDWVIAIDSDEILNHEDVFLIREAAGIFDSVSDQFVLQIVRTNQANGMQGRDFEARMFPRNRNLRWVRSIHEQIRNPDETRPRKFYINIRFFHDGYDPTVVSTYDKARRNVKLLRQEVNKYPNDLDIHFFLGRDALRIGEVEEAIHHLEKACSIGESVPQQDVELSNVYRLLTIAYESGGRYDDAERNASETITRFPAYPDGYFQHASLLMRRIHKYINTSLQEIAQAKDNARSYISMADTDPALATWKTDIAHGDLARFLGNLRETRNSYKKALSYGLHLPEVQKALANLDNDILMLAEEIKRERNPLNDQ
- a CDS encoding glycoside hydrolase family 78 protein, translated to MATWAFSSSDTTVTQASYDVQVYNNSTGALVFDTGSIASSVSQYVIPANTLVNGTEYKWRVQYTDSGGNASPWSDYQVFKCSSAPTVSVTSPTSAQTITANTVTVAGTYSQSQGVSEQSFRAVIFASDQSTIYADSGTVLNTANQYSVSGLPNGTYYAQFTVTSADGLSTTSGKVQFTVNFNGLASSVGISTTPLPDAAAIRVDFYTPKSIPGTYVGPGETYKPGKWGQAIQVAALGEKVYFTVAPFNQFMYTSWFSPQIASSAMKNDQVIAHIQADANNYVEVRYDPVGQTFILDYCVAGNILTTVSPSGLTFNANDWLMVALRQTSTLDAFVGIGGNWYKWTVEVDTTTTSNTIGVMTFGTGTYANPVVVKNMSYTTAYIGCSPQDGNEANALFDQTHLTAQTLTDSDIEELYTNATQQTFNFESMFLANFDGDLEGGTATPTPIDHWNVYRLYNGIQKLLATISNTGQPTVSYTDSTPFSGLTYQYNVVPVDTSGNIGNPQTAQGSVEFDGWWLSDPTTGSLFQFYLNVADVPLKMNRQRTEYQTSGKYPIVAYSPTRYRTGTLKSMVVDQFNSTQSPREQYESLQSMIDTHNMLLLRGDEGQGFMIDAYGEIDTVPSRNHKQYHNVEISWTEVASA